The segment AGAAAAAAAGGAACATTTGATCTAATCCACAAAAACCATCAGGTTCGATGTATCTCTCACAGTGATCAATTATTTCTAGGGTCATTCCGTGGTAACTCACGTTACAACGTGACATAGCAAGTGGCTATCAACAGCAAAAAGAATTTATGTGAAATTCATTTTATTTACTGAGAAAATAATAAGACAGGTCATGCTTTAACAAACTGTATACAGTAATTGCTAATATTTTattacaaaaccaaaaaaaaaccctTCATTTTATTCCTGGTAACTCACATTACATATTAAAGAACCGAGTTTTGTATGACATTTAACAAACATGAAATTCTGCTCTGTCTTAAGTCTAGGTGCTCCTAAAATTTTACTCATAACTTATAGGAGCCTAAAAAGCATTTTAATGTGTAACTAAGTTTTTGAGGTTCTATATAAAAACTGTTATTAAAGAAACACTTGGTAACTCACATTACAGTATGTGGTAACTCACATTACATAATCACATTTCACTGTCAAACTTAGAGTAACATCTGGAATTCACTACACCTGGAGGATTAATTTTCTGATTATCTTGTCAGTGAtatatagatgtagccacactTACCTATGCGCATCTCCGCAAGTATGGCATGGAGAGTGTGCCCACGAAGTAATGTGCGTGTGCCTATTCATTCCTCTGAGCGGACACAGGCTGCAACTAGACACAGCACGGCGTATAATACAGCTGGCCACGATGCATATGAACACGCATACGCATCACTCCAGCGATCATCTTTATTTGTAGGCCACTGCCATAACTTTTCATCTttctttataatacaggttgagtatcccatatccaaatattccgaaatacggaatattccgaaatacggacttttttgagtgagagtgagatagtgaaaactttgttttttgatggctcaatgtacacaaactatgtttaatacacaaagttattaaaaatattgtattaaatgactttcaggctgtgtataaggtgtatatgaaacataaatgaattgtgtgactgtagacacactttgtttgatgcacaaaattataaaaaaatattggctaaaattacctccaggctgtgtgtataaggtgtatatgtaacataactgcattctgtgcttagatttaggtcccatcaacatgatatctcattatggtatgcaattattccaaactacggaaaaatcccatatccaaaatacctccggtcccaagcattttggataagggatactcaacctgtactggttaCAATTCCtggataaagggcctgattcaggttggattgcaaattctgctaagtagcagaatttgcaatccgtgacatcgcatgctgggggccgcctaacGCAGGGGAATGCCTCCCGGCATGCTGAGCGCCGCTCCCCGCctttatcaagcagaaattgcaaatgcattgcaatttctgcttgatagggTTGCCTCCTgcgagctgcgcccgcaggaggcccgctgtCATCTTTCCGATCATGACGGCTACATGTGACATCATGCCCACGCCATGCTACCTTTTTTTAGGTCACCGCCCCCTTTTGCCAGCTCAGCTCCACCAAGGCGCTCCGtctaggaaatggagcgttgccaccctctgccccacgaatgcctctgcctgattgacaggcagaggtgttcacattttctgcgggcgcccgcagaaaatgcaggcgcatgctcgGGACGGCGCATGCTCCCTCATCCTTATCGTAATTTTTGCGATTGGATTGCGAGTATCGATCCAACCTGTATCGGGCCAAAAGCTCACTGTCATATTTTACCACCAACCAATCATCCACCTCAAGCTCATTTCCCTGTTTTTCTACTCACGACTGACTTTGCTTATTTTGCTTCTGATGTTGCTGTATGACCAATTACTTCACCATTAAGGAGTTCCAAGTGATGAATTTTGTTGATGGCGTGATTAGCTATGCAAATCCTAACCAATGAAGAAAGTTTCAATGTCTTTCTTCTTTGAAGAATATCTTCATTCATGAGCTGCCATCTTGGGAGTTGCATTGTCTACGGTACATTTTCTTTTAACATGAGTCCAAACATGGCATTTTATGGCATCATCAACTCCAGGCCCCTTCCCATGTAATGTTGCAAAGTACTTCCATGTTATTCTCCTGTAGTGTTTTGTGGTTAGAATTTTCAAAGCTTCTGCAACATACCTGTTTTTGAATTGAGAAGCAGGACCAACAGACCAAATTATATCTACCATAACGTCTGTTAGCAGTTCTTCAATAagtctgtctatatactgtatgggATGACAGTATTTTTGGAGTGATCAAGAACATCACAAGTGGTAGTCATTTGTGAAAAAATGGTGTAAAAGGTCTGAGACCACTTTGTAACCTTCTGACACCACTTTGTAAAGGTTACAAAGAATGACTCTTTACCCTGGTTGCTTTATTAGATGGCTTCTTTATAGTTCACAAATGTTGTATATCACATTTGTTTCCCCAAATATAGCTTCCCTGACCACTAGCTAATACGCACCAGCCCTCTCCCTGACCACTAGCTAATACGCACGAGCCCTCTCTGTCATCCGGCTGCTGGTCAGCTTCGAAAGCCCTGCCCACTGGTTTCCACAAACATTTATACCTTCACACACATATCAGTAACACCCAGGTAGTGCAGCTGAATAAAAATGCCTTTGCTGTAGTAATAAGCAGCATAATTCTTAACTCTGTCTGCCCCTTGTCCCAGGATAACTCAAGTTATATGAAATAAAACTACCATTACTAACATGAGAGCACAAGATGGAAAGCAATTCCATATCTCTAATAAATATTCACACACATATTAAGGAGGAAAATGAAAGATGATTTTCTCTGACCATCGTGTAAGTGAATATATTCAAAAAGAATGGTGGCTGAGCAACTCACGTTTCACATTTTAGGTTAAACAAATATATTCCTCCATAAAAAACTATCAAAAATTACTTGAAAAACTATCATGATAAGAAGAATGCATGCTCTTTCAATTGCATTATAAGGCATTTATAAATATCTTATTAATGTTTACTTTTCTTACCTTGAAATTGTAATCTTTCTACCTTGAACACATTCAGCATGTTCTCTGTCCACAAGCACTCACCATAAGTAAACAACTGGTTTTGGAGGGAAAAATTATTGCTGCCAACATGACTCTGTGCATGCTCTAGGGGTAATATGCTGAGACAAAATTCCAAACAAAATTTTATTTTTTCACAACATGTTCCTTATTTACATGGAATGACCCTCTATCTCTTTTCTCTAAAAGGACATAAAGCACACAACACACTGTAGGttacaatggtctgtataaaaaatATCTGGAGATATAATTACACTTTTGAAGATACCAAGTTCTAAACAAAAGAACCGGAAGATACCCATATAATCATCCATTCCACTGATCATTAATTCTACCAGCATAGCAGCCATCTTGGGAACTCTGCAAAGGTTACAATAGGTGGGTAAGGTGATAAGTGGAGATATAGTGCATCTATAGTGCATCAGATCAAAAGTTTACCAGGTGTGAGGTCAAGCTGTAATAAGGTATCTGACAAATGGACTTCAGCTGAAGTTACAGAGACCACTGAAGGGAAAAGGCCTAGAGGTCGAATGTGGTTTCTTCTCATAGATTCCCCGGACAGGAAAAGACACTATCTGTGACAACTGGACACTATATAACTGTGATTACGAAGGCTGGAATCTCTGTGATCGACAGACATTAGCTGTGAAGACTGGGGGATAGATAACTGTGGTGAGATGATATGATGGTGGAGGCTGGGGACTTGTCAACAATTGGCTTGTAAAAAATAACTGTGGAAACTGAGAACCTGGTAACGGCTTGTAGATATTAACTGAGAAAACTGGATACTTGGAAGTTGTGAATGGAAGACTCAGACTGAGAGAATAGGAACCTTGAAAATCAAGGATGAAAGACTCGAACTGTGAGAATTGAATACTTTGAAATCGTGAATGAAAGACTCAGACTGTAAGAATTGATTTCTTGGGAAACGTGGATGAAAGGCTTGGACTGTGAACTCTGGATACTTGATAAACGTAACTGAAAGACTTGGAGTGTGAACTCTGGATACTTGGTGAATGCAACTGGAAGACTTTAACTGTGGACTCTGGATACTTGGACAATGTGACTGAAAGACTCTGCAAACCCTGGATACTTTGAAAATGTGACTGAAAGACTTGGACTGTAAACTTGGATACTTGGTGAACGTAACTGAAAGACTAGAACTGTGAACTCTGGATACTTCATATACGTAACTGGAAGAATTGGACTGCAGAAACTGAATACTGAGCAACTGAGCAACTGAGCAGAGAACTAAAGGAATTACCAACAGCTCCAGATATCCCACAGCTTCAACCTGGCGAGCTGGCAGCCGCAGGAGGCGGTGCCGGTACCAAACTCGGAACCACAGGGCAGAGGATAGCGGAGGATCGTCCTGGAGAGCGAAGCAGGAGATTTCCAGGGACTCAGAGCACCAAGCAAGAAGGAcgactgcgggagcacagagctgaaGCACCTTCTAGGAAGAGCAACATAAAGCTGGAGGTGTTTGATTCAAATCCAACTCCTTTTAAAAGGGGAAGCAGACTGGGATTGGCTGAAAAACTGCAGAGAACACTGCCATTGGTTACACTGCAtgcattggtctccaacatggtggctcccaaaACTGCAGACACACAAGGAAGCATCCCCTTTCCCTGCAGAGTCCCAGATTACTGTGCTCCAGTGCTCGCACCTGCTCACTCTGCCAGACACACTACAACCTCACACCACGAGTGGGAACCGGCCACCTACTGCCAGAACACCGCCATGACCACAGGGAGGGAGACTCCGGGACCCAGGATCGATGTAAGACTCTGGACCATGACAAGGTGAAGCAGCCATCTTGGGctcaatacatacagtacattacaatGGGCAGGTAAATCGATAAGTGATGATATTGTACATCAGATCTACAGATTTTTCATCCTCCTACaagtgtaccaggtgaggcagccatcttgggtgcactgcaaAGGCTACAATGGGTGAGTAAAGTGATACATGGAGATATGGCGCATCTGATCATCTGATTGTTCATCCTCCTGTAAATGTACCAGGTGGGGCAGCAATCTTGGGCTCACTACATAGGACACAATGGGTGGGATAAGCAACAGATGAAGATGTGATACACAATGGGGAAATGTAAAAAAGCAACATATGAAATATAAttgtagatttactaaagtttgtaaacatgaaaagtggaggtgttgctcaTATCAACCAATCATATATCAACTATTATATCACTATTGTATTCCAGAAAAtactagacagaatctgattggttgctttgggcagcctctccacttgtctgttttagaagcttgagtaatacccctttcagacatatgacccgggaattaccctgctcaagtcccggtattttctctccagcaaaaacccgggtttttcttcagaccccctttcatactacaccacagacccgggaaattcccgggttggcccctttcagacataagctggatttttcagtttttaaggcagtgtcatcattttaaggagacggtttgcaggcacataataatgaggtcatgcaaaggggagggcaggctattaaattccatgttaggaatacagtaatttcatatttatataccaataaatagaacaccagtttttcttttccaaaaatgtttattttagaaaGAATAAAAGGTTTTTTTCAACTTGTAAAACGTGTGTGCACATCTTTTGCATCTTTAATGAGCTCCTCCCAATtatgaggacatatatggtatagtacaacaactttttaggaatgacaggcgcattacacccactttagccataacataaaagtgctgctgtattgcagtgcaaaaaagtagttttgccgaagggcatggtgtatcacaagggtcttaaacctttgccctgcagctgttatggagcttcagttcccagcatgcccatccacattttagattttagcccatgctaaatggtggcagaaaatgctgggaagtgtagttccataacagctgcagggcaatggttgaagacccctgttctacattaaaaaaagtgctgcggtattgcagtgaaaaatacaaacaagataatcataagaccaaggtgtatgatgtactcataattatgagcgtatgcgcaatacctgaattttttaagacaaacatacgcattttaaacatacgtatttcacaaacaaaacattaaacaaaaataaagttatgggcacaatacccaaccaataaacatagaacaaacatttactgtatgtgcacagtataCATTAGAGAATTTGGTACTGTGGTTTATTGCTGGGAGTAGATTCCTCTGGAGTTGTACTAGATAATGAATCTCCAAATTCTGGACCTCTCGGTCTATTCTTCAATTTATTCGAGGTCGAATTAAAGGATGTTGGAGACCGGGCTTGCTgtgcaaactggtgagtatccccaaaagtggtgggagaccgggcttgctgcgcaaactggtgagtatccccaaaagaggtgggagactgggcttgctgcatatactggcgagtatccccaaaagaggtgggagactgggcttgctgcgtatactggcgagtatccccaaaagaggtgggagactgggcttgctgcatatactggcgaGTATCCGCAAAAGAGGTAGGAGACTGGGCTTGCTCGGCATACCGTGTTTTTGGACCAAATGTGGTGTGAGAATGCGATTGTAGGTCAGAATGAGTGTTTGTAAATTGTGGTGTAGAGGTCATTTTGGAAAAAAGCTGACCTAGGAATTCACGGTTCTCGCTGCTGATCTTATCCTGCATAGCTACCATTTGCGTTAGCAAATTCCTCTGCAGTTCACGTTCATTGTCCATAAATTTTTGCAATCTTGCATCCTCTTGACTCTGCCAATCTGAATCCATCTCGCGTAGTTGGTCGCACAAGATATTTGTCATGGCTTTTGTAGCTACCTCTATTTTGGTCTTCTTTTTCCTACGAGGCGGGACTGTGTaaactaaaaaacaaaacagaattttttttgaccatctcaaaggtaacaatgggatatggcacagaaatgtaagttggacaaatagatttataaaatatatgaatacatctgtgcttgcGGTTACCATACGCTAGCACAATATGAACACAGCAACAGGTACAGTTTAATAATAACACCCTATTACGTCACAATATCATAGTCATTACTGTTAGTATACTACATAAAAGTATTGTCATatactatatgttaaatatgtctcTGACAATGATAATGCCGGAAACTTACTGTTTGAGCGTAGGGTAGGCTTGTCTCCCTGGGTCTGTGGTAGGGAATCGTCCCCCGTGCTCTGCGACAATGCTGTCACATCTGTGGCCTTGTTTGGATCGATGATGATGGTGACATCCGAATCAACATCTGGATCATCATCAAATATGCTCTGCGATGATGCCGGGCTCTGCGGGCTGCACTCTGGAGACGATGTAGCCGCAGCTGATGGTATAGCAGACAGCGTGCCAGCATCACTAGATGAGGATAGGGCAACGGGATTGCTTAGTGCTGTATGGCCAAacacgttgctgcacagttcatataAGTGCCACTCCATCCTTCCCATACCACTGCCATTTCCATTGTGGTCATGGACCTTGGTATATTGTTTCTTAAGGGACTTTAGTTTGTTAAGAACTTGCTGTTGTGTCTTCACAATACCTCTGCTGGACAGGATCTTTGTAATGTTGCCATAGATCatggcatccttaacagtccctgttatttgtgatttcatttcctcctcacccctcacatgtagtagctcctggacctcctcctccttccagtgagccattatgaacaaaatggcagtctcttcactggcaccctctggcacacatctctgcacacttctgcagacttctctgcacagctctgtgttactctggcactctctggcactggcacacatacatgcacagctctgtgtaccttctgcactctggcactgccacacttcacagcaaagctctctgcttcctcccatgctgctgtggcgtctgttcccctccgtctgccactgatgaggtcatcagcaggcatcaggcggccctttctgaccaatgaaaacctttttcatgcagccagagagcaaattcccgggtcgcgcctttcagacttaacccgggaagccaacccgggaagaaaaacccaggaaaaacccaggtcaattgcagggttggtgacccggatcacattcccgggtcggtgcctttcagacataccaaattcccgggttgatgcacgttcatgtgtaaaaacccgggaatttagagcatgtctgaaaggggtataaatctacCCAACAGTTACAAAAAGCCACATATAAACTTGAAGAAACTCACTTAATCATCAGCTCCTTgtgtttttcattattatttatttccagttatatATATAGCCCACACATATTCCACATCACTTTACAGACAATatctgaccattcacatcagtccttccccagtggatcttacaatccatatttcctaccacacgtacacagacacacattcacactaaggttattttgttgggagccaattaccctacttgtatatttttggattgtgggagaaaactggtTTACCTGGGGGAAAGCCATGcaagcaaggggagaatatacaaactccacacatttagggccatggtgggaatcaaacccatgactgtgagacagtaatgctaaccattacaccattcatttatccgggtggtcttcagtatgccggtggtcgggctcccagcgaccagcataccggcgccgggagcccgacagccggcataccgacacttattctccctcgtggggatccacgacccctctggatgtagaacaaaatagtgtggcgcgcgtgcccgtagcgtggcgagcgcagcgagcccgcaaggggctcatttgcgctcgccacactgtcggtaagccggcggtcgggctcccggcgctggtatgctggtcgacgggagcccgaccgccggcatatcatagtgaacccaTTTATCCAACCCATGAACAACATCATTCAATGGGAAAGTGTTTAAGGCGTATTCCAGAAAGGTAGGAGCAACAGAAATGCTTTGAAGGATTATATTTAGCTCTCAGGACACTGGTTATACTTACTTGATTTACAATACAGTATGTTCGTTGGATGCCAGAATACGGATTTTAGTGGGCGCAgtctggaaaacgcaggcatgtctggaacaTTTTCTGGGGCATCTGCGTGACATCACAGGAAGCCGTTTTGAGAGAAAAAAAAGGCGCCGGACCATCTGCAGGCATGAGTTGATCTCAACtcgatgcgttcgcaattaaattggcccccagcatgtgagaagaTGGACGCAGGTCTTGCTGTTGAAGCCAGATCTGTGTTCCTTTCTGAATAACCCCTAACAAGAATATCTGAAGATATTTTTAAATAACCTTCTATGTCTATTTTTGTACAGTTAGCAACATTTCAGTTCTTTATCCAAAAAGATAGTTCCAGTACCCTGGTCCTGAAATAACTGAATCCAGAGCATTAGGTGCTTTCTGTGTTCTGCCTAGGATCCCGCTGTACACCTCATGCAATAGTAATGACTCACAATACTTACATTTGTGGCAAGTAATATAAAAGTTACAGTGTGAGAACACGATGTAATGACTTTACTAAGCAAATTGTTCCACTGCGCTGATACAATGAGTGTATCTTATGCTGCCAGTCTGCAGACACATTATAATGACATTCACCGCCAGCCCTGATAGCTGAGGCAGAggtgtcaaaatgttgacattatacAGTGCGTTCACATTCTAGCTACATAAATAAGATGAAGATGCATCAAGTCAGCATCATGTTTTAAAAGTGCATTTTTATTAATAACCCCTGTTGGCTGAAAGCAACAGTTCATCCTTTGGCAGGAA is part of the Pseudophryne corroboree isolate aPseCor3 chromosome 11, aPseCor3.hap2, whole genome shotgun sequence genome and harbors:
- the LOC134968740 gene encoding uncharacterized protein LOC134968740, coding for MKSQITGTVKDAMIYGNITKILSSRGIVKTQQQVLNKLKSLKKQYTKVHDHNGNGSGMGRMEWHLYELCSNVFGHTALSNPVALSSSSDAGTLSAIPSAAATSSPECSPQSPASSQSIFDDDPDVDSDVTIIIDPNKATDVTALSQSTGDDSLPQTQGDKPTLRSNIYTVPPRRKKKTKIEVATKAMTNILCDQLREMDSDWQSQEDARLQKFMDNERELQRNLLTQMVAMQDKISSENREFLGQLFSKMTSTPQFTNTHSDLQSHSHTTFGPKTRYAEQAQSPTSFADTRQYMQQAQSPTSFGDTRQYTQQAQSPTSFGDTRQYMQQAQSPTSFGDTHQFAQQARSPTTFGDTHQFAQQARSPTSFNSTSNKLKNRPRGPEFGDSLSSTTPEESTPSNKPQYQIL